Part of the Nicotiana sylvestris chromosome 2, ASM39365v2, whole genome shotgun sequence genome, taaatgtgaattgagagcaaaatagcaaggtaattttgcaagcaatttatgtgtgattcaattgtagtaggtgattttatattttttatctagaagcaattgtatttggtactcagagttttcaaattagagttaacttgaagttgtcgcaacaattGAGGCTGTGTGTTACAACGGGATCAGAGTTAATCCTATGTTTACAAAAGAGtctttgtaaatgcagtttttggctcagtgattttagtggagagtttgggaaaatcctactggaaggtaggtcgtggttttttcaccttttgagccaggtgttttccacgtaaaatctctgtgttctttaattTATGTTTTTGTAATTTCGCAActgtagtagttggaacacatagaggAACCAGATCTTTTTATAATCAAATTAAACGAAAACTTgggcaccacacaaatcacccctcgTGTGGTATTGAAGTTTAGAACATCAGATGTATGTCCAACCAAAGTTacaatttgtttgtttgttcctATACATTGATAAAGAGTATAAGAACTATTGAAAAAGTTCATTTTAATACTGAAAGAcaaatttatctattttatccaATCATGAAAATATAGATTATTTTGATATATACCAAGTCCAAGCTCAATCACCCACCCCTCCACCCTTTCGATCTCAAAATTCTATAATTAAAAAATAGAGtcatatttttataaatataataataaagAAAGTATCTATTTATAGTGGAAAAGTTTAATTCATTTTTTAGTTGTCAAATACAtttattttcatatttaaatTAATATAAAAACTGTTAGTAGGTATTGTTCTTCCTTTCACTCAAAACATTTATCTTGGAACACACTTTTTACTCTGCATATATCTGAATATGAGAGTCATCATTATTTTCATAAAttagaatgaatatatatatgAGTTGTTAATACTTTAccttttcattttaaaaaaagCTCCTGATTATATAGTATTCTCTTATAAAAATGAGATAACAGTATACTCTTTGTGTGCCTATTATATATACTACGAAATAATACTCATGGAATGTCGCAAGCTCATCTTTTAGTTAAAGTTCAACAATTAATTTAACATTTTTTTAAGCTATGTAGAAGGAATATAAGAGTGAAATTCTGTTAAAATAAACCATTGCAGAAAAATTGCGTTGCTAATGCGTAAAAAGATACTAGAAGTGGACTTATTCTGGTGCAGAGAGGAACTAATTATTGGAGTTACTTCTGTTGAGGTTCTTTAAATCACAATCCAAGTAATTTTGATTTAATATGCCATATTATCACATGGGAGAaaataacaataattcaataaaTAAAGGTTTATGCTTTACATCATTACGGCAACTTTGATTTGTATTATAATTATAATAGCCAATAACAACAATTAAGGATTCATGAATTTTTGGAGCGTCAATTGCTTGATCACAAGCTTGTGTATGGCTCCTCAGTTTATTGTTACTACAATATATATACACTTCCATTAATTCTCAAGACTATAACTCATGGATTCATGAAGTTGCCACTTTAAATCTCCTGGTTAACTCCTTCCTGCAAACAACCATATACATAATCAGTAAAATTAATGAAATTTGAGTACTAATATTTGtccttttttgaaattttactaaTGCTTACCTCATTAGTTGCCTGTCGAAGGCAGATGTAGACAAGAGACCTCTGTTTTCTTCAGCTCTCCGTATAAGGTATGGCATCACTTGCTCTACTGGTCCGAACGGTAAATACTTGCTTACCTGAAATCCTGCATTTCTCAGGCCAAATGAAAGACCTTCTGCCATACCATATAGCTGAGCAAATTGGAGTTTTTGACTATCCTTTCTGATTCCTAGATCTATAGCCTTCGATGCAGCAAGTTTTCctatttaccaaaaaaaaaaaaattaatattggTTAAACAATTGTTTTTACGTGaaataattatataaataaaatatataattcaACATGATATCAAAGCATGATAAATTTTCAGCAGGAACAATATTAAAAAGAATTTTCACCCACTTGGTCATAAAAAAGAATCAGGTCGGTCACGTAAGAGGATGGGTTAAAGATATGTCTAAAAAAAGGCAGTTCGGTGCACTAAACTCCCGCTATGCATGGGGTCCAGGGAAGGACCGGAccataagggtctattgtacgcagtcttatcCTGCATTTTTTGCAAGGGGCTGTTTTCACGGTTCACATGAACTCGTAACCTCCTGCTCACGTGTCAGCAACTTTACTTGTTAATGATATGTGTACGTAAATAAAATTGTATCTTCTCCAAATTTACCTGAGTCAATATTATGAGTTGCAAGAACAACTGCTCCAGAGCCATTAGAAATCTCGTCAAGCATAAACTCAGCACAAGAATTAAAGCAGTCATGTGTTTGCTCAATGCTATCATGAATTGGAGACTGAACACCTAAACGAGAAGCCAATTCTCTTTCACTTGACATATAAGCACCTCTCACAAGCTTAAAACCCATTGGAACTCCCATTTTCTCTGCAGCCTTTTTAGCTATCACCATTCTTTCTTTAGAATCTTTTAAGTAAGCTTGAATTGTTCCAAAAATCATAGGGTCATCATCTTTGTGATACTTAATTGCTGCAGAATATGCAAAATAATCAATTGCAGGTTGAATAGCTGTATCTTCAGCATCAATAAGTAAATCAACATCAAGTTCTAAGCATTTCTTGCAAATAGTCATGAGTCTTTCATGAGCTAATTGTAGATCATGTTCTTCTTCGACCGTTAGAGGCTCTGGCTTTTGTGGAGTGTGATAAAAAGGGCTGGAATCAGAGAAAAGTGGAAGGGACTTTTGCTTCCATGGGAGATTGAATGATGGATTCTTGTGTTCCCATCTCAGCAAATCGCTCATTCTTTTGAGAAGCTTAGGTGTACAAATTGCTGTTATCTTCACTACCACAAAGCTGACCTGTTTCATCACAATACACCTTTTAAAGTCTATCTAATTGAGATTAACTTCTATATCAGTATCCTAAATGATAATTAGAAGTAACTAAcacaaaactaaaacaaaaaaaaattgtattatattatgaagaaaaaaaagcaGATCATTGCTACATGTTAAAATAtcattaaaaaattatattttcagTGTATACAAGTAAATCTTTTTTATTTGACCCAATAAGAGTAACCGATATATACTCAAAAGTCAAAAGATTAATTGCCGGTTAATTGTTAGAAGAGGTTAAATGAAAGTTTGATCCAATAATAAAGTAGTAAACTTAAACCGTTTTCTAGTACTCCATAAAGGTAAGTATGATCATGTGGTACATTaaggagaaaaaaaggaaaaaagtatGATCATGTCTTTTGTTAATAAGACGTTGAAAAGCAATTAAATTGTGTTAAGGGGTGCTACTTATATTCTACGCAATAGACACGTTAAAATTCATGATCATATgggtgtttggacataagaattgtaaaattccgaaaaaattgaaaaaatatttcaaagtgaaaatgatatttgaaaattagagttgtgtttggacatgaatataattttgggttgtttttgaatttttgtgagtgatctgagtgcaaattttgaaaaacgactttttggagttttttcaAATTTCgcaaaattccaaaattcatattcaagtgaaaattggaaaTTGTATGAGCAAAcaataatttcaaaaaaaaaaagtg contains:
- the LOC104241295 gene encoding proline dehydrogenase 2, mitochondrial-like codes for the protein MANKVVCPKAFRDLRSFVRCLNTAPTVPPMNFTGAYDATTVTTPALIPTDQVITADKKVINFEDVKELFTGVSTLKLIRSTLTLQMAATEPMVDVGIWVMNSKLMHMPIVKEVILGFVKGTFYEHFCAGKDLIEVRRTVTKLSDVGLKGMLDYGVEHATENESCDQSMKVFLQTAESTKSLPSSSVSFVVVKITAICTPKLLKRMSDLLRWEHKNPSFNLPWKQKSLPLFSDSSPFYHTPQKPEPLTVEEEHDLQLAHERLMTICKKCLELDVDLLIDAEDTAIQPAIDYFAYSAAIKYHKDDDPMIFGTIQAYLKDSKERMVIAKKAAEKMGVPMGFKLVRGAYMSSERELASRLGVQSPIHDSIEQTHDCFNSCAEFMLDEISNGSGAVVLATHNIDSGKLAASKAIDLGIRKDSQKLQFAQLYGMAEGLSFGLRNAGFQVSKYLPFGPVEQVMPYLIRRAEENRGLLSTSAFDRQLMRKELTRRFKVATS